CACTTGCACCAAAGAGTACAGCGATAAATGCTACGGTGAAGTACATAAGACAATGTAGTAAAAGTCCACCAATATTAAGTGCAAACATGCCTTTAATATTCGCATTTTCCGCAAGCTTCATGGCAAAGTCCATAAACCATGATCGAACGATAAAGATAATAACTTTTAAAGATTGAGCGAGAATTGCAATCGGTAATGCGAGTGCGAGCGCAATTTCAGATCCTTGACCGGATAAGATTGCGAAAGCTGTACCAAGTGCAGAACCAATGAGCACATCGGGTGGTACCGCCGCACCAACTTGGATAGCTCCCATAAAGACGAGTTCAAGACTTGCACCAATAATAATTCCTGATTGTAGATCACCTAAAACGAGACCAACAAGGGGTGAGATAATAAGTGGTCTATTGGCCATTGGGGTTCCGAGCATCTTTTCGACAAACCATACCAAGGCAACGACGAGACCAACAAGTAACGCTTCTTGCATAGATATTTCCTCCTTATATTTTTTGTTTAATTACTGTGTTAAATATTTTTGACGTAAATCAGAGAAGTCTTTGCCTTTATCATCAGGAACTTGTTTCACTTCAACAGAGATTCCTAATGTAATGAGGTTGTCCATTGCACCAAGTTCTTCGGGTGTGAAGTATACTGCAGGTGCAAAGGCTTTACGACCATCTTTCATTTGAACACCACCCAACGTACAGACAGGTGTTTCATCAATACCTTGGTAGAGCTTGAGTGCATCGTGTGGGGATGCAGTAACGACAAATACCTTGAGACCTTTAAGTTTTTCGTTGTTTAAAAGTGCAATGGCTTCATCAATAGAGCGGATTGCAAGTTTCACGCCGTCAGGTTTCGCAAGCTTTAGTGCTTGTTTACGAATGGGATCGGATGCTGCATCATCACTTGCGATGACAATCGCTTCATAATTTAAAGCAGACTTCCAACTGTAAGCAACTTGACCGTGTAACAAGCGGTCATCAATTCTAATTTTTTGTATCATAATAAACTCCTTCTTTATATAATATCGGCTAATGCTTTGAGATTGTTCGTGTCGTCATCAGTTATAGCGTTTACGATTTAAACAAACGTGTGTTATGAGAACCGATACTTTGTACGATTTAAAGTGTAGCGCGGTGTCTTATTTAGGGAGCCTTTGTTTCAAGTGTCTTGTTGATGTATTTCGTAAGTTGTGGATACATCGTTTTTGTTAAGTCACGACCACGTTGCGTAGCGATGTGATATGCGAGCACTTGGAAGAAAGTCATGTAAGCAAGAGGGTAAAAATACGTGGAATTCGTGTTGATGTTGAAATCGTCTTCGTTTGTATTTGAGACAATTATACAGCGTGCATGAACTTCCTGTGTTATAAATTTTTGAATCTTCCTGCTTTTTTGTAAATCTTTTTCATGATGAGCAAGTAAGAAGAACCCTTGGTCGCTTGTAAACATATTTTGTGGACCATGAATTAATTCTTCAAGCTCGAAACTATTGGTAAGACTGGGTAGCATTTCCATAAACTTAATATCAGCTTCTTGAGCGATGGGCCATAGGGCGCCCGGTCCAGAAAAGATATAGGCATCAGTCTTTGAGAAATAAGACTTGTTGGCATGATAATAAATATCTGATGATTCGCGAATGTGGGGGAGTTCTTGAATCATCACGTCTAAGTCTTTGAGAATCGCTTCAGATTGTGTGGGATCAATCTGTTTGTTTAAAACACCAAGTGACAAGTAAATCAGATAAAGAACGGTACATGTGGTTGAGAAACCAAGGGTTCTAAACATAAATTGTTCTTTTCCGCTGCCCATTTCAAGTGCCGTTTGAGCCGCTTTTGCAATCGGTGTATCAAGCGACTCAGTAATTGAAACAGTTTTGAGTTCTAATTGATTTGCGCGTTGTATGGCTTCATACACAAGTTTTGTTTGGCCTCCTTGTGAGATGAAGATATAGAGCGCGTTTTGATCACATAACTCTAAGTTGTAGTGTTCAACGAAAATACTGGGGTACATTAATTCAACTTCAATTTGACATGTCGATTCCGCAAATGATTTTGTGGTGAATGCCGTATTGTATGATGAACCAGATCCTATAACCACAACTTTGCGTACAGTATCTCCATTTGTAGCATGGTTGATTGCGGTTGTAATGACGTTTTGTTGATCACGTAATTGCTCTAGTTTTTCTGGGATTTCAATAATACAATCCATTAATGTATTCATTGAGTCACCTCTCTTTCCTTTGCTCGCCTTTATCATACATACCTGTGCTTTTCAGTTCCATAGGGACTTTTGCACGAACGGTCGTGCAACAAATTTAAGCGGTTTCAAAACCGCGATTTAAAGACTGTTTTTGGTGTCAACGGGTAAAACATAAAAACTTTAAAAAAACCATGAGAAATGAAAAACAAAGTTACTAACAACGTTAATCGTTAATTAATTAATCTTTCAAGTTTACATTTTGGAATTTCGTTGTAATTTCATGCAATACTCAAGAATTTCCGAGAGGGTTATGTTTAAATGAAATTAGTTCGAAAGGATGTGACGATGTGATTGTAGTTTTTGACAGTTTAACAGGACAATGTCAACGATTTGCGGAAAAACTTGGTGTTCCTTGTATTGATATCTTAGACTATGAACCGATAGATGAAGACATCTTTCTAGTAACCCGATCTTGGGATTTTGGAAAGGTAACGGAAGAGACCAAAGCATTTTTAGAACACGAAGCAGCAAAGGTTATTGGCCTTGCAGTAGGTGGCAATCGCAATTGGGGCACAAACTTCGGTGCAGCAGGCGACAAAATTCATCATGAATATAACATTGAACTTGTTTTAAAGTTTGAAGGATCAGGCTTCACAAAAGATGTGGAACTTGTTCAAACGTGGATAGAATCTTATAAGGGGAGGACAAATAAATGACAGTACAAAATAAATCAAATCAAATTCCAGAATGGGTAATTCTGAATAATCAAATTGTTGATGGTGATGGTAATATTAAAGATCTAAATAAAGACAAAGAGGCGGTACGTTCGTACTTCTTAAACGAAATCAATAAGAAAACTCAGTTTTTTCACTCATTAAAAGAAAAACTCGAATATCTCACAACCAATGATTATTACGAAACAGAATTTTTAGAAAAGTATACGTTTGAACAAATTCAAGCAGTTTATGATATCGCATACGATGCAAAGTTCCGTTTCCCAACATATATGGGAGCATTTAAGTTTTATAATGATTATGCTTTGAAATCGATCGATGCAGAACGTGTGTTTTTAGAACGATATGAAGACCGACTTTCAGTTATCGCACTCTATCACGCAGATGGTGATTTTGAACTCGCGAAAAAATTGATTACATCGTTAATTGCACAAGACTTTACACCAGCGACGCCAACACTTTTAAACACAGGGAAGAAAAAACGTGGTGAATTTGTATCATGTTTCTTACTCGAAGTGGATGACTCGTTAAATGACATTGCGCGTGTTCAAGAGTTTGCAATGCAACTTTCAAAATTAGGTGGTGGTGTTTCAATCAACCTCACTAACTTACGTGCAAAGGGTGAGTCCATTAAAGATATTCCAAATGTTGCGAAAGGTGTTGTTGGGGTAGCGAAGCTTTTGGATAATGCCTTCCGATATGCTGATCAAATGGGCCAACGCCAAGGTGCGGGTGCTGTTTATCTCAACGTATTCCATGCAGATATAGAAGATTTTTTACAAACAAAAAAATTAAATGCTGATGATGATGTACGCGTTAAAACACTTTCAATGGGTGTTGTAATGCCGGATAAAATGATTGAATTAGCGCGCGAAGATAAAGACATGTATGTTTTCTATCCTCATACCGTTTATAAAGAATATGGCATTCCTTTCTCAGATGTTGCGATTAAAATGGATGAATGGTATGACAAATTGGTTGAGAATCCTAATGTGCGTAAACGTAAAATCAATCCGCGTAAATTGTTTGATATGATTGCGCAATTACAAGGGGAATCCGGTTATCCCTACATTATGTATGCAGATAACGTAAATAAAGAAAATCCACTTGCAGATCCAATTAAATTTTCAAATCTATGTACAGAAATCTTACAACCGTCAATTGTTTCCCATTACGGAGATTACCACCGTCGTGATGAAGATGAAATTGGCTTAGACATTTCATGTAATCTTGCAAGCGGTCATATGGGTAATATGATTAAAAACAACTCAATTAAAGAGACTGTATTTGCAGCGATGGAAATTATGAACTCCGTTTCTGAGAAAACAAATATTGCACATGTTCCTGCCGTAGCGCGTGCAAACCGAATTATGCGTAGTGTTGGGTTTGGGGTCATGGGTCACCATGGTTACATTGCGGAAAACTTCATTGCTTACGGAAGTGAGGAAGATATTGATTTAATTGATGTGTTCTTCAGTTTGATTAATTACTACAGTCTTGTTCATTCAATGGAAAAAGCGAAAGAAACGGGAGAAAAATTCTACGGTTTCGAACGCAGTTCTTATGCAGATGGCAGCTATTTCAACGATCGAGGCCAAGTATTACCTAAAACTGAAGTTGTGAAGGGATTACTAGCAGATGTTGAAATCCCAACGGATGAAGACTGGGCACAATTAAAAGAAGATGTGATGGCCTATGGTTTATATAACTCTAACCGTCTTGCGGTTGCACCTAATGGATCCATTGCATATGTGATGAGTGCAACACCTTCCTTAACACCGATTAAGCAAGTTGTGGAAGAACGTACTTATGGAAACTCAAAAACATACTTCCCAATGCCGGCTGCTGATGTTGCAGGGTTTATGTACGAATCGGCATACCAAATGGATAAGTATAAGATCATTGACGTTATTGCAACGGCTCAGAAACATGTTGATCAAGGAATTTCGTTTGAACTGTGCATCACTTCAGATGAAACGACACGAAGTCTTCAACGTTATTATCTTTATGCACATTACCAAGGGATTAAGACGTTGTATTATACACGAACACAAAAACTAAGAATTGATGAATGTGAAAGTTGTGCAGTTTAAGGAGGAGGCAAACGATGATGTTGAAGCAAATTAATGAGATCAAAGCAAATCGTGAATATGATGGTGCGAATTGGAATGAACATGAAGATAATTTTACACAAACGTTTTACGAACAAAATTTAAGTCAGTTTTGGAGACCTGAAGATATCAGTCTTCAGCCAGATCTAAATCTATGGGCAAGCTTGTCTGAAGATGTGAAACTGGCATACGGCCGAAACTTATTAGTACTTACCTTCTTAGATACCTATCAAGGGGATATCGGAATGCCGGTAGTGTCGCGTTCGATTGACCACAAGTATCATCAACGTAAGTCTGTATTGAACTTTATGGCTGCCATGGAAAATGCAGTTCATGCGAAAAGTTATTCAAATATTTTTATGACCTATATGAAAAATGAAGAAATTGATGATCTTTACCGTTGGGGTGAACAAAATAAGAATATGCAAAATATTCTCGCATTAATCATTGGTTATTATGAAAATCTGGACCGTCTTACTTATCGTAAGCAATATGCTGATTTAGGCGAACCCGTGGATGATTTTGAGTTTGATGTAGCACAATGGAAAGCGATGGTTGCAAGTGTATTCTTGGAGTCATGTCTTTTCTATAGTGGTTTCTATTATCCGCTTTATTTCTATGGTCAAGGGAAGTTGATGCAAGCAGGTGAAATTATTAATCTGATTTTACGTGATGAGAGTATCCATGGACTTTACATTGGGAACTTAGCGATGGAATTGTATCGCAAGTTTGATGCGGAAACACAAGCATCACTTTATGAATGGCTTACAACCTATCTTGATGCAATCTATGAGGAAGAAGTAGAGCTGATTGAAGCAATTTACGATCCGGTAGAGTTATCACACGACGTTAAGATCTTTGTTCGTTATAATGCGAATAAAGCAATGATGAATCTTGGTTTTGATGCATACTATGAATATGAAGAAGTAAACCCAGTTGTGCTTAATGGGTTAAATACAGAAACAAAAACTATGGATAATTTCTCCATGAAAGGAAATGGTTATCAGAAAATGAAATCAGAGTCATTACATGATGATGACTTCTTCTTTGATAAAGAAAGGATTGCACGATAATGACAAAAATAATGATGTTAACTCAGGACAATTGTCCTAAATGTATGGCGCTAAAAAATTACTTAGAGTTGGGACTTCGAAATAAATATGCAGAACACATCGAAGTGGTAAAGCGTGAAGACGATCCTGAACGTTTTAAATCAATCGCTCTAGAACACGGTATTATGGCGACACCTGTATTAATTGGTGGTGGCGAGGTACTGGTTGATACCAATCCATCAAAAGTAAACGCATTTTTCGAAAAAATCATTTAGACTGGAATTATTCCAGTCTTTTTGTTACATTGGTATAAGGAGAAGTGGTGCATGAAAAAATTCATTAAAAAAATCCAAACCGTTATGGAAATGATGTCTTCAAACGAGGGGACACTCTTTACATATGCTTTGGCGTATTCAATTATTGTTGGTATTGCACCGTTTATCATTATATCGGTGGTGTTTGTAGGAACGTATGTTTACGACGTATCACAGATTATTCAACTCTTACAACGATATGTACCGGCGGATTTAATTCTGCCTTTTGTGGACTATATTCAAACTTCAGATTTATCGAATTTATGGTTGATTGTTTCATTACTGGGTGTATCAATTTGGGTTGCATCAAAAAGTATCTATTCATTTCTGCTTTTAAGCAGTGAACAAGATGGCGTCAACATCAATCATTTCTTTTTAAGAATTTTAGCCTGTGTCTACTTTATTATGATCGTTTTAGGGATTATGGCATTTGGTATCTTAATCGGCTATGTTCCATTTATCAATAAATTTACGACACCGATCGTCATTACATTTTTCTTTGTTTTCTTCTATCGACTGTTATCGTTCAAATATACACGATTTCGTGATGTAATTTGGGGTTCTGCCATTACTTCAATTGTCTTAATTTTATTAGGGCGATTGTTCTTTGTGTATATAAATCAATACTCGAATTATCAAACTATCTACGGTCCACTCGCATCGATGATGATTCTCTTGATTTCAGGTTGGATTATTGCATGGGTTGTCTTTTTTGGATATTGTATTAATTATGTTGTTCGTGATGATACACTTCCTGTTCAAGGAAAACACCGTCTTATTTCGATTCTTGAAAAGACGAATGAGAAAATTGATGAGCGAGAAGAGAAATTTATTCATGACCATATTGAGCGAAGTCGTGATCAACAATCATTACCGAAAGACGAAGAAAAATCAGAAGAGCTTCAAGATTAAGAAACACTGTGGTGTTTCTTTTTGAATTGTATTAGAAACGAAACCTTGGTAAACTATTTAAAGGGAGTTGAAGTTTATGGAAAATATCATATTATTTTTTGAAAAACCGATTGTTTTACGTTTGATAAGCATTGCATTAACGCTGCTTATTGTGTTTGTGATTGTTCGAGTCATACGTAGAAGTTTAATTAAAATTGAAAATAAAGTACCACTTGGGAAACAACAACGAACTGTATACCCAATCATTTCAAGAACACTGGTGTATGTTGTTTATTTCATTGCGTTTATCATAATTTTAGAAACAATTGGATTGGATACAAAACCGATTCTTGCGGTCACAAGTATTGGAAGTGTTGCGGTAGGGTTTGGTGCGCAACAACTTGTAAAGGATGTCATTAATGGATTCTTTATTCTATCTGAGAATCAATTTAATGTTGGTGATGTGGTTTCGTTGTCAGATGTGACAGGAACGGTTGAAGACATCACATTACGTACGACGCGTTTACGCAATGGCACTGATGGGAAGGTTTATATCATACCCAATGGTGAGATTAAGATGGTTACAAATATGTCGAAAGAGTATATGTTTGCGGTTGTCAATGTACCCGTTCCTTACGATAAAGATCTGGATACTATTTTAGAAGTTTTAAATGATACCGTGAAACACTACCAAAATCCGGGTTCAATCATGCAGGCACCAGTTGTACAGGGTGTTACAGAATATGAGGAAAGCTCATTAAATATACGGATTACATGTAAAACGTATGTGGGTAAGAATTGGGCGGTGGAACGCGATCTGCGACGTGTTATTATCTATGCACTTGAGGCACATGATATTTCACTACCATTTCCAACACGTACTGTTTATGTTGAACAAGATTTATCCAACTAGTTTTCTACACATGCATCAAAAAAGTAAACACGCATTTAAGGTGTTTACTTTTTTTGAATGCATCAATTTTAGTGAATGGTAATGTTATTAATTCTCAACAGCGGTAATGGCACCTGTTTTTGCACCGATGAGTTCAATCAAAGTTTCGGGTTTCATTTCAATTTGTGTGCCGATGCGGCCTCCAGAAAAAATGATGGTATCAAAGAGCAGACAGGTTTCATCGATAATCGTTGGAAATTGTTTTTTCATACCAATCGGAGAACAACCACCGCGTACGTAGCCCGTCAAATCAAAGAGTTCTTTTACATGGAGCAGTTCGAGTTTCTTAACACCCAATCCTTTAGCACATGCTTTAAGATCGATATGATCTGCCACAGGGATTAAAGCTACATAGTAGCTGTGTCCATTGTGTAAGACAATGGTTTTAAAGACCCGTTCGACAGATTCTTGGATTTGTTCAGCAACAGAGATGCCATCAATATTGATGCCATCACTTTGATATTCGCGCATTTGATATACTATTTTCTTTTGATCAAGAATGCGCATTGCGTTCGTTTTTTTCATAGTCAATACACCTCATTTGAGTATATAGTAACATAAGTTGATTTCTTAGGGCAGTCTTGGTATTCTTTATTTATCAAGCAAAGTAAATGACACGCGTTAAGTGCATACAGATGGGAAGTTGCTGTATGACGAAGCGAAAGCGCGGTGTGTTATTGCGTCCGTTGCGAGACCTTTTCTTTTTGCTTGACAAAGAAAAGAGGGATTTATGATGAATACACGAAAACTGACTCATCTTGCGATGTTTGTGGTGCTACAAGTCGTTGTTTCACGATTTTTATCAATACCCACACCCATTGTTAAGATAAGTTTTACGTATGTACCCATGGCGATTGCGGGGTATTTATATGGTTGGTTATTTGGTGGGGTGGCCGCTGCTCTGGCTGATGTCTTAGGAGCGATGCTGTTTCCACAAAGCGGTGCCTATTTTCCAGGGTTTACGCTATCTGCGTTTATTATTGGAGCGATGTATGGATTATTGAAAGATTCAGATTGCAGCTGGTCCGTTATTATTGGGATTGCACTTTTTAATACAATTGTGATTAATTTGTTATTGAATACGTATTGGTTAAGTTTGATTCTTGGTAAGAGTTATCTAGCGATGATACCAATTCGCGTAACGAAATCTTTAGTCATGCTTCCCATTAAGATTTTTGTACTGAAAAAGGTTTTGGATTATATAAAACCTTACAAATCACGATTAACCAAAGCATAGGATTCCTATGCTTTCTTATATTTAAGGAGGAATTTTATGAAAACAGATGTAGAGATATCAGAAATGACGAAAAGAGTACCGGTCCAATCCGTGGCGGATAAACTGGGTGTATCTGCGTCTTTGGTTGAACCTTACGGACAAAGTAAAGCGAAACTGTCACTGGATATTATGGAGCGTCCTGAGAAGGGGAAGTTAATTCTTGTGACTGCCATTAACCCAACACCAGCTGGAGAAGGGAAGACCACGGTAAATATTGGTCTTTCAATGGCTTTAAACCGTTTGGGGGTATCTGCAATCAGTGCCCTACGCGAACCCTCTTTGGGTCCTTGTTTTGGTATGAAAGGCGGTGCAACGGGTGGTGGTTATGCTCAGGTTGTGCCGATGGATGATATTAATCTTCACTTTACAGGAGATTTCCATGCGATTACGTCCGCACACAACCTTCTTGCTGCTTTAGTTGATAACCATATCTATCATGGCAATGAGATGGGCGTTGACCCAAACCGTATTGTTTGGCATCGTGTTATGGATATGAATGATCGTTCCTTACGTGAATTGGAAATCATCGGTAAGCGTGTCTCACATCGAACTTCTTTTGACATTACGGTAGCGTCAGAGATTATGGCGATTTTATGTTTGGCAGAAAATATGGATGACTTGAAACAACGTTTAAGTCGTATTGTCGTGGGTTATACGTTTGATGGAGCTGTTTTAACGGCTCGTGATTTTGATGCGGTGGGTGCAATGTCGTTGCTTCTAAAAGATGCAATGAAACCTAATTTAGTTCAAACAACGGAGAATACACCCGCATTGATTCATGGTGGACCGTTTGCGAATATTGCGCATGGTTGTAATTCAGTGATTGCGACACGAATGGCTCTCAAATTAAGCGACTATGTTGTCACAGAAGCGGGATTTGGGGCTGATCTTGGGGCTGAGAAGTTTTATGATATAAAATGTCGAAGCGCAAATCTAGTCCCAGATGCCACAGTTTTAGTTGCGACAATTCGTGCTCTTAAATATAATGGAGGCGTTGCTCTTTCTGAATTAAGTAGCGAAAATGTCGCAGCGCTAAAGGAAGGGTCAAAAAATTTAATTCAACATTTTGAAAATTTGAAAAAGTTTTCTGATAATGTCGTTATCGCAATTAATCAATTTGAATCGGATACAGACGCAGAAATCGAATACTTAATTCAGCTTGGAGATAAGCTTGGATGTGAAGTGATCTTAACGAGCGTATTTTCTGAAGGTGGAAAAGGTGGTGAAGCCTTGGGACGTGCTGTGATCGAAATGTGTAACAAACCATCTCAATTTAAGCCTCTTTACCCTTTAAGCAGGGATCTTAAACAAGAAATCGAAACGGTAGCGCAAGAAATTTATCGTGCGGATTCCGTATCTTATTCGGATCTTGCTCTTGAGAAACTGAAGGATATTGAAGCACGATACCCTAGTGGACTTCCTATTTGTATTGCGAAAACTCAAACCTCATTCAGTGATGACCCTAAAAAACTCAATGCACCTTCAAACTTTTCTGTTCATGTGCGTGATGTCCGATTAGCAGCGGGTGCGGGCTTTGTAGTTGTGTTACTCGGCAACATTTTAACGATGCCTGGTTTACCAAAGCATCCAAATGCAGTGGATATGGATTATGTTGATGGCAAGGTGACTGGATTGCGTTAAAAGTTGTGATATAATATTTTCATTAATATTTGAGGTGAATTGTGGAACATAAAGAAGTTTATATTGTGTTAAGTGATACAGGGAGTCTTTTAACTCGAATTATCAAGATGGTTACAGGTGCTCCGTATAATCATGTTTCAATATCATTTGATGCTTCGTTGCATACGCTGTATAGTTTTGGTCGGAAACAACCTCACAATCCTTTTTGGGGAGGGTTTGTGAAGGAGAGTTTTTATGAGGGAACGTTTAAGCGATTTAAGAATACACGGTGTTTGGTTCTTAAACTTGATGTTGAATCGGAGACGTATGCACTTTTAAAGGCAAATGTCGGGGTGTTTGTGGAAAATATGGATGCATACCACTATAATTTTGTGGGGCTTGTTGGTGCGGCGTTTAACCGTCGCATCGCGCGTGAAAATGGGTATTATTGCTCAGAGTTTGTCGCGGAGGTTATGGAACAGGCTAATCTTGTGTTTTGGGAAACCCCTAATTATCTTGTGCATCCTTATGATTTCACGAAAGTTGAAGCGTTTGAGGTTGTATATGAAGGCTTACTAGCAGAATTTTCAAAAGCGTGATACACGCTTTTTTATTTTGATTAAGGTGTGTTAAAATAGGGGGAGAAGTGAGGAAATTAAATGGAAAAAAATATAGTTGATTTACTCAAGAAAGAGCTTAAAGAGTACGGTCCGCATCAAATTGATGCGGTTTTAAAATTATTAGCTGATGGTAATACAGTACCTTTTATCGCGCGTTACCGTAAAGAAGTTACGGGAACACTAGATGAAGTACAAA
This genomic stretch from Erysipelothrix rhusiopathiae harbors:
- a CDS encoding mechanosensitive ion channel family protein, with protein sequence MENIILFFEKPIVLRLISIALTLLIVFVIVRVIRRSLIKIENKVPLGKQQRTVYPIISRTLVYVVYFIAFIIILETIGLDTKPILAVTSIGSVAVGFGAQQLVKDVINGFFILSENQFNVGDVVSLSDVTGTVEDITLRTTRLRNGTDGKVYIIPNGEIKMVTNMSKEYMFAVVNVPVPYDKDLDTILEVLNDTVKHYQNPGSIMQAPVVQGVTEYEESSLNIRITCKTYVGKNWAVERDLRRVIIYALEAHDISLPFPTRTVYVEQDLSN
- the nrdE gene encoding class 1b ribonucleoside-diphosphate reductase subunit alpha, encoding MTVQNKSNQIPEWVILNNQIVDGDGNIKDLNKDKEAVRSYFLNEINKKTQFFHSLKEKLEYLTTNDYYETEFLEKYTFEQIQAVYDIAYDAKFRFPTYMGAFKFYNDYALKSIDAERVFLERYEDRLSVIALYHADGDFELAKKLITSLIAQDFTPATPTLLNTGKKKRGEFVSCFLLEVDDSLNDIARVQEFAMQLSKLGGGVSINLTNLRAKGESIKDIPNVAKGVVGVAKLLDNAFRYADQMGQRQGAGAVYLNVFHADIEDFLQTKKLNADDDVRVKTLSMGVVMPDKMIELAREDKDMYVFYPHTVYKEYGIPFSDVAIKMDEWYDKLVENPNVRKRKINPRKLFDMIAQLQGESGYPYIMYADNVNKENPLADPIKFSNLCTEILQPSIVSHYGDYHRRDEDEIGLDISCNLASGHMGNMIKNNSIKETVFAAMEIMNSVSEKTNIAHVPAVARANRIMRSVGFGVMGHHGYIAENFIAYGSEEDIDLIDVFFSLINYYSLVHSMEKAKETGEKFYGFERSSYADGSYFNDRGQVLPKTEVVKGLLADVEIPTDEDWAQLKEDVMAYGLYNSNRLAVAPNGSIAYVMSATPSLTPIKQVVEERTYGNSKTYFPMPAADVAGFMYESAYQMDKYKIIDVIATAQKHVDQGISFELCITSDETTRSLQRYYLYAHYQGIKTLYYTRTQKLRIDECESCAV
- the nrdI gene encoding class Ib ribonucleoside-diphosphate reductase assembly flavoprotein NrdI, whose translation is MIVVFDSLTGQCQRFAEKLGVPCIDILDYEPIDEDIFLVTRSWDFGKVTEETKAFLEHEAAKVIGLAVGGNRNWGTNFGAAGDKIHHEYNIELVLKFEGSGFTKDVELVQTWIESYKGRTNK
- a CDS encoding PTS system mannose/fructose/N-acetylgalactosamine-transporter subunit IIB produces the protein MIQKIRIDDRLLHGQVAYSWKSALNYEAIVIASDDAASDPIRKQALKLAKPDGVKLAIRSIDEAIALLNNEKLKGLKVFVVTASPHDALKLYQGIDETPVCTLGGVQMKDGRKAFAPAVYFTPEELGAMDNLITLGISVEVKQVPDDKGKDFSDLRQKYLTQ
- a CDS encoding glutaredoxin family protein, whose translation is MTKIMMLTQDNCPKCMALKNYLELGLRNKYAEHIEVVKREDDPERFKSIALEHGIMATPVLIGGGEVLVDTNPSKVNAFFEKII
- a CDS encoding PTS mannose/fructose/sorbose/N-acetylgalactosamine transporter subunit IIC; its protein translation is MQEALLVGLVVALVWFVEKMLGTPMANRPLIISPLVGLVLGDLQSGIIIGASLELVFMGAIQVGAAVPPDVLIGSALGTAFAILSGQGSEIALALALPIAILAQSLKVIIFIVRSWFMDFAMKLAENANIKGMFALNIGGLLLHCLMYFTVAFIAVLFGASAVEGFVQAIPTNLMNGLEVAGKLLPAVGFALLLQPMMNGKNILYFILGFILIAYLELPILAVTLFGVILAFIIVFEVGQTPTAIQHDELEDLFDE
- the ybaK gene encoding Cys-tRNA(Pro) deacylase → MKKTNAMRILDQKKIVYQMREYQSDGINIDGISVAEQIQESVERVFKTIVLHNGHSYYVALIPVADHIDLKACAKGLGVKKLELLHVKELFDLTGYVRGGCSPIGMKKQFPTIIDETCLLFDTIIFSGGRIGTQIEMKPETLIELIGAKTGAITAVEN
- a CDS encoding SIS domain-containing protein, with protein sequence MNTLMDCIIEIPEKLEQLRDQQNVITTAINHATNGDTVRKVVVIGSGSSYNTAFTTKSFAESTCQIEVELMYPSIFVEHYNLELCDQNALYIFISQGGQTKLVYEAIQRANQLELKTVSITESLDTPIAKAAQTALEMGSGKEQFMFRTLGFSTTCTVLYLIYLSLGVLNKQIDPTQSEAILKDLDVMIQELPHIRESSDIYYHANKSYFSKTDAYIFSGPGALWPIAQEADIKFMEMLPSLTNSFELEELIHGPQNMFTSDQGFFLLAHHEKDLQKSRKIQKFITQEVHARCIIVSNTNEDDFNINTNSTYFYPLAYMTFFQVLAYHIATQRGRDLTKTMYPQLTKYINKTLETKAP
- the nrdF gene encoding class 1b ribonucleoside-diphosphate reductase subunit beta, with translation MMLKQINEIKANREYDGANWNEHEDNFTQTFYEQNLSQFWRPEDISLQPDLNLWASLSEDVKLAYGRNLLVLTFLDTYQGDIGMPVVSRSIDHKYHQRKSVLNFMAAMENAVHAKSYSNIFMTYMKNEEIDDLYRWGEQNKNMQNILALIIGYYENLDRLTYRKQYADLGEPVDDFEFDVAQWKAMVASVFLESCLFYSGFYYPLYFYGQGKLMQAGEIINLILRDESIHGLYIGNLAMELYRKFDAETQASLYEWLTTYLDAIYEEEVELIEAIYDPVELSHDVKIFVRYNANKAMMNLGFDAYYEYEEVNPVVLNGLNTETKTMDNFSMKGNGYQKMKSESLHDDDFFFDKERIAR
- a CDS encoding folate family ECF transporter S component → MMNTRKLTHLAMFVVLQVVVSRFLSIPTPIVKISFTYVPMAIAGYLYGWLFGGVAAALADVLGAMLFPQSGAYFPGFTLSAFIIGAMYGLLKDSDCSWSVIIGIALFNTIVINLLLNTYWLSLILGKSYLAMIPIRVTKSLVMLPIKIFVLKKVLDYIKPYKSRLTKA
- a CDS encoding YihY/virulence factor BrkB family protein, yielding MKKFIKKIQTVMEMMSSNEGTLFTYALAYSIIVGIAPFIIISVVFVGTYVYDVSQIIQLLQRYVPADLILPFVDYIQTSDLSNLWLIVSLLGVSIWVASKSIYSFLLLSSEQDGVNINHFFLRILACVYFIMIVLGIMAFGILIGYVPFINKFTTPIVITFFFVFFYRLLSFKYTRFRDVIWGSAITSIVLILLGRLFFVYINQYSNYQTIYGPLASMMILLISGWIIAWVVFFGYCINYVVRDDTLPVQGKHRLISILEKTNEKIDEREEKFIHDHIERSRDQQSLPKDEEKSEELQD